The nucleotide sequence AGGTCAAGTGGTTGTAAATGGTACTGTAGAGGAAATAATGAAAAAGATATACCACACTCAAACCATAAAGATTAAGGTTTTAGATAAGGCAGAAGAGACTTTAAGGATACTAAAAGAATACCCGGATTTAGATAATATAAATGCTGTTGGTGATAATATAGTAGAAGCTTCTTTTAAAGGTGATGACAGGTACATGAATGAGCTGCTAGTAAGGCTTATAAATAATAATATTCCTGTTGTATCTTTTAATCAGCTTGATGGAAATCTTGAGGATATCTTTATGAAAGTAACTGCTACTTTGGAGGAATAGTGATGAAGATGAATATTAATAAAAGCAGTTTTAGAATAAATCCAGTATTACTTAAAGAATTAAGAGTTAAGATGAGAGGTTGGAGGGCGCCTATATTAATAGGGGTTTACAATCTAGTATTAACTTTACTTACCATACTTTTTCTTAAAACCATTATGAACCGCGGTACAATGACTGCAGATCAAGTATTTACAACTTATGGTTTCATGTCTGCAGCTCAATTTGGTCTTATCAGTTTAATTGCTCCGGCTTTAACCGCAGGAGCAATATCTGGGGAGAGAGAAAAACAAACTTTAGATATACTTTTATCTACTACCTTAAAGCATAGATCTATAATCTTAGGGAAGCTATTTGCATCACTAAGTCATATAATTCTTCTGATATTAAGCTCGGTACCGATATTTTCAATAATATTTTTATTTGGAGGAATTGGTATAAGTGAATTGCTACAGACCTTCTTATTTTATATCGTACTTGCAATAACCTTAGGAAGCATTGGACTTTTCTTTTCAACATTTATAAGGAAAAGCACTGCTGCTAATGTATTGTCTTATGCTTTGATTGTATTCTTGTTCATAGGAACGCTGTTAATAACAGTATTCTATGTCCAGCTAGTTATTCAACCTACGCTGCTTAATAAATCGTATGATCAAACCTTTTGGCTCATGTATTTAAATCCAGCAGCTTCATTTATTACGCTTTTAGTAAGTCAGTTTGGTGTAAGTGGTCAATCAATCTTTCCGGGATTTTATATATCAAGTAATAGTCAAAATATGTGGGCTATTAATATAGTTATAGATTTAGTTTTATCAATATTATTGCTTACAGCGTGTTCATATAAACTAAATCCAGCAAGAAGAAAGTTTTCTATAGATAAAAAGTATGATGAGCTTCACAAGGATGATATTAGTGAAGAGGCGGATAAATAAATTTTAGTAAAAATTATAGGGGGGTGGCATATTGGATAGCCCATATAGAGAGATAATAGCTAGATTAAAAAAAGTAAGAAAAAGAGTATATGTAGAAAAGTTTCTCAGAAATTTTTCTATTACATTAGTTATCTCTACCATATTGATAATTGCGGTAGCATTAGCTTCGAGGCTTATACCTATATATGGAGTGTATTTCATATGGCTTCCCTCTATATATTCTATAGGTTTGGTAGGTGCTTTAATTTCTACCATTATATTTATGC is from Clostridium fungisolvens and encodes:
- a CDS encoding ABC transporter permease translates to MKMNINKSSFRINPVLLKELRVKMRGWRAPILIGVYNLVLTLLTILFLKTIMNRGTMTADQVFTTYGFMSAAQFGLISLIAPALTAGAISGEREKQTLDILLSTTLKHRSIILGKLFASLSHIILLILSSVPIFSIIFLFGGIGISELLQTFLFYIVLAITLGSIGLFFSTFIRKSTAANVLSYALIVFLFIGTLLITVFYVQLVIQPTLLNKSYDQTFWLMYLNPAASFITLLVSQFGVSGQSIFPGFYISSNSQNMWAINIVIDLVLSILLLTACSYKLNPARRKFSIDKKYDELHKDDISEEADK